One genomic segment of Amycolatopsis sp. WQ 127309 includes these proteins:
- a CDS encoding cytochrome P450 yields MITEFDTWGVHEQQFWLRGTTADQPVAFDAESGMWNVYGHAEASKVLSNPKLFSSNMMRLMAAEIGADIEEASAGELLYLDPPRHTRLRRLVNHAFTPKVLADLEPRIAGLTHDLLDEAKVTDRLELVSALAYPLPVIVIAELLGIPASDRDLFRRWAESLIPSTSTEDVSIVGRFEGQEEVTETTLQQRKEFGEYLAEHIEDRRKHPREDLLSGLVHAEVEGEQLSDKEIATLADVLLLAGHVTTTMLLGNTILCLDAHPDEFARVRADRSRLPDVMEESLRYLPPFAVTSRATTAEAEVGGVTIPADQLVMVWLGAANRDPLVFDDPTEFRPGRDPNPHLTFSRGIHYCIGAGLARLEGRIALDILFDRFPKITTIPDEPPRFIRSSQMLNAFTLPLAVSS; encoded by the coding sequence ATGATCACGGAGTTCGACACCTGGGGCGTCCACGAACAGCAGTTCTGGCTGCGCGGCACCACCGCGGACCAGCCGGTCGCCTTCGACGCCGAAAGCGGCATGTGGAACGTCTACGGCCACGCCGAGGCGTCGAAGGTGCTGAGCAACCCGAAGCTGTTCTCCTCCAACATGATGCGGCTGATGGCCGCGGAGATCGGCGCCGACATCGAGGAGGCGTCGGCCGGGGAGCTGCTCTACCTCGACCCGCCGCGCCACACCCGGCTGCGCAGGCTCGTCAACCACGCTTTCACCCCCAAGGTCCTCGCCGACCTCGAACCGCGGATCGCCGGCCTGACCCACGACCTGCTCGACGAGGCGAAGGTGACCGACCGGCTGGAGCTGGTCAGCGCGCTGGCGTACCCGCTGCCGGTCATCGTCATCGCCGAGCTGCTCGGCATCCCGGCGAGCGACCGTGACCTGTTCCGCCGCTGGGCGGAGTCGCTGATCCCGTCGACGTCCACCGAGGACGTCTCGATCGTCGGCCGGTTCGAGGGCCAGGAGGAGGTCACCGAGACGACCCTGCAGCAACGCAAGGAGTTCGGCGAGTACCTGGCCGAGCACATCGAGGACCGCCGCAAGCACCCGCGCGAGGACCTGCTCAGCGGGCTGGTGCACGCCGAGGTCGAGGGGGAGCAGCTCAGCGACAAGGAGATCGCGACGCTGGCCGACGTCCTGCTGCTGGCCGGGCACGTGACCACGACGATGCTGCTGGGCAACACGATCCTCTGCCTGGACGCGCACCCGGACGAGTTCGCCCGCGTCCGCGCGGACCGCTCGCGCCTGCCCGACGTGATGGAGGAGTCGCTGCGCTACCTCCCGCCGTTCGCCGTGACGTCCCGGGCGACCACGGCCGAGGCCGAGGTCGGCGGCGTGACGATCCCGGCCGACCAGCTCGTGATGGTCTGGCTCGGCGCCGCCAACCGCGACCCGCTGGTGTTCGACGACCCCACGGAGTTCCGCCCGGGCCGCGATCCGAACCCGCACCTGACGTTCTCGCGCGGCATCCACTACTGCATCGGGGCCGGCCTGGCCCGGCTCGAGGGCCGGATCGCGCTGGACATCCTGTTCGACCGCTTCCCGAAGATCACCACGATCCCCGACGAGCCGCCGCGGTTCATCCGCAGCTCGCAGATGCTCAACGCCTTCACGCTGCCCCTCGCCGTCTCGTCGTGA